Proteins from a genomic interval of Bradyrhizobium sp. CCBAU 53340:
- a CDS encoding mandelate racemase/muconate lactonizing enzyme family protein → MKITSIETLRTEEFSNVIWVRVHTDSGVIGLGETFYGAGAVEAQIHDTFAGRLLGRNPLHIEAIHRDMLNLPMAQSSTGVEYRAASAIDIALWDLFGKVCNQPVHQMLGGLCRDKQRIYNTCAGTQYVRSTNISPVSNWNLGASKGPYEDLDGFMNRADALAESLLESGISAMKIWPFDPAAQENKGLYITAAQMKQALEPFEKIRKAVGDKMEIMVELHSLWNLPTAKQIARAIKPYKPTWYEDPIRMNSPQALAEYARSTDVWVCASETLGSRFPYKDMLDRDAMHVVMADLCWTGGLTEGRKIAAMAETYHRPFAPHDCIGPIGFIAAIHMSFSQPNTLIQESVRAFYKGWYNELVTTMPVIKDGYVFPMEGPGLGVDLLPAVFERSDLIVRRSNV, encoded by the coding sequence GTGAAGATCACGTCGATCGAGACGCTGCGCACCGAGGAATTCTCCAACGTCATCTGGGTGCGCGTTCACACTGATAGCGGCGTGATCGGTCTCGGCGAGACCTTCTACGGCGCCGGCGCCGTCGAAGCGCAGATCCATGACACCTTTGCCGGCCGCCTGCTCGGCCGCAATCCCCTGCACATCGAAGCGATCCATCGCGACATGCTGAACCTGCCGATGGCGCAGTCCTCGACCGGCGTCGAATACCGTGCAGCCTCCGCGATCGACATCGCGCTGTGGGACCTGTTCGGCAAGGTCTGCAATCAGCCGGTCCATCAGATGCTCGGCGGCCTCTGCCGCGACAAGCAGCGCATCTACAACACCTGCGCCGGCACGCAATATGTCCGCTCCACCAATATCAGCCCGGTCTCGAACTGGAATCTCGGAGCGTCCAAAGGCCCCTACGAAGACCTCGACGGCTTCATGAACCGCGCCGATGCGTTGGCCGAAAGCCTTTTGGAAAGCGGCATCTCCGCGATGAAGATCTGGCCGTTCGATCCCGCGGCGCAGGAGAACAAGGGCCTCTACATCACCGCCGCGCAGATGAAGCAGGCACTCGAGCCGTTCGAGAAGATCCGCAAAGCCGTCGGCGACAAGATGGAGATCATGGTCGAGCTCCATTCGCTGTGGAACCTGCCGACCGCAAAGCAGATCGCGCGGGCGATCAAGCCGTACAAGCCGACCTGGTACGAAGACCCGATCCGCATGAACTCGCCGCAGGCGCTGGCCGAATATGCCCGCTCGACCGACGTCTGGGTCTGCGCCAGCGAGACGCTGGGCTCACGCTTCCCCTACAAGGACATGCTCGATCGCGACGCCATGCACGTGGTGATGGCCGACCTGTGCTGGACCGGCGGCCTCACCGAGGGCCGCAAGATCGCGGCCATGGCCGAGACCTATCACCGCCCCTTCGCACCGCATGATTGCATCGGCCCGATCGGCTTCATCGCCGCCATCCACATGTCGTTCAGCCAGCCCAACACGCTGATCCAGGAATCCGTGCGCGCCTTCTACAAGGGCTGGTACAATGAGCTCGTCACCACGATGCCCGTGATCAAGGACGGCTACGTCTTCCCGATGGAAGGCCCCGGCCTCGGCGTCGACCTTCTGCCCGCCGTCTTCGAGCGCTCCGATCTGATCGTGCGCCGCTCCAACGTCTGA
- a CDS encoding SDR family oxidoreductase produces MSTALFDLSGRTALVTGSSRGLGRAIAEGMAKAGARIIINGVDPKRVEQAVAEFRAAGHQAEGAAFNVTDEPAIVAAFNDFDKKNIAVDILVNNAGIQHRKPLVEFTTDEWRKVIETDLTSAFVIGREAGKRMIPRKRGKIINIGSLGSELARPTIAPYTAAKGGIKNLTRSMAVEWAQHGIQANAIGPGYMLTDMNEALMSNADFNNWLMGRIPSKRWGKPDELVGAAIFLASDASTYVNGQIIYVDGGMIAAM; encoded by the coding sequence ATGAGCACTGCCCTGTTCGACCTTTCCGGCCGCACCGCACTCGTGACCGGCTCCTCGCGCGGACTTGGCCGCGCCATCGCCGAAGGCATGGCCAAGGCCGGCGCCAGGATCATCATCAACGGCGTCGACCCCAAGCGCGTCGAGCAGGCCGTCGCCGAATTCCGCGCCGCCGGTCACCAGGCTGAAGGTGCCGCGTTCAACGTCACCGACGAGCCCGCCATCGTCGCCGCCTTCAACGACTTCGACAAGAAGAACATCGCCGTCGACATCCTCGTCAACAATGCCGGTATCCAGCACCGCAAGCCGCTGGTCGAGTTCACCACCGACGAGTGGCGCAAGGTGATCGAGACCGATCTCACCAGCGCCTTCGTGATCGGCCGCGAAGCCGGCAAGCGCATGATCCCGCGCAAGCGCGGCAAGATCATCAATATCGGCTCGCTCGGCAGCGAGCTGGCGCGGCCCACCATCGCGCCCTACACCGCGGCCAAGGGCGGCATCAAGAACCTGACCCGCTCGATGGCGGTGGAATGGGCCCAGCACGGCATCCAGGCCAATGCGATCGGCCCCGGCTACATGCTGACCGACATGAACGAGGCGCTGATGAGCAACGCCGACTTCAACAATTGGCTGATGGGCCGCATCCCCTCCAAGCGCTGGGGCAAGCCGGACGAGCTGGTCGGCGCGGCGATCTTCCTCGCCTCGGATGCCTCCACTTACGTCAACGGCCAGATCATCTATGTCGATGGCGGCATGATCGCCGCGATGTAA
- a CDS encoding L-idonate 5-dehydrogenase, with the protein MRAVVIHAPKDLRIDNYPDPEPGPGEVRVKIANGGICGSDLHYYHHGGFGVVRIQQPMALGHEIAGVVAAVGDGVTAVKAGTRVAVNPSKPCGQCLHCQEGMRNQCLDMRFLGSAMRFPHVQGGFREFITVDATQAVPISDKLSLAEAAVAEPLAVCLHAGKQAGPLLGKRVLITGCGPIGALMILVSRFGGASEIVVTDVAEAPLAVAKKLGATHAINVATNATALDPWRAGKGVFDTLFEASGNQAALRTALDVLRPGATLVQLGLGGEMTLPINSIVAKELQLRGTFRFDPEFELAVRLMGEGLIDVKPLITATMPFENAVAAFELASDRSQSMKVQLTF; encoded by the coding sequence ATGCGCGCCGTCGTCATTCACGCCCCGAAGGATCTGCGGATCGACAATTATCCTGATCCGGAGCCCGGCCCGGGCGAGGTCCGCGTCAAGATCGCCAATGGCGGCATCTGCGGCTCGGACCTGCACTACTACCATCACGGCGGCTTTGGCGTGGTGCGTATCCAGCAGCCGATGGCGCTGGGACATGAGATCGCCGGCGTGGTGGCAGCGGTTGGTGACGGCGTCACCGCCGTCAAGGCCGGCACGCGCGTCGCGGTCAATCCGAGCAAGCCGTGTGGGCAGTGCCTGCATTGCCAGGAGGGGATGCGCAACCAGTGCCTCGACATGCGCTTTCTCGGCAGCGCGATGCGCTTTCCCCATGTGCAGGGCGGCTTTCGCGAGTTCATCACGGTCGATGCAACGCAGGCGGTGCCGATCTCCGACAAGCTCTCGCTGGCGGAAGCCGCGGTCGCCGAACCGCTCGCGGTCTGCCTGCATGCCGGCAAGCAGGCCGGCCCCCTGCTCGGCAAGCGCGTGCTGATCACCGGGTGCGGTCCGATCGGCGCTCTGATGATTCTGGTCTCACGCTTCGGCGGGGCCTCCGAGATCGTGGTGACCGACGTTGCCGAGGCGCCGCTCGCGGTGGCCAAAAAGCTCGGCGCCACGCATGCCATCAATGTTGCGACCAATGCCACCGCGCTCGATCCGTGGCGCGCCGGCAAGGGTGTGTTCGATACGCTGTTCGAAGCCTCCGGCAATCAGGCCGCGCTGCGCACCGCGCTCGACGTGCTCCGTCCCGGCGCGACGCTGGTGCAACTCGGCCTCGGCGGCGAGATGACACTGCCGATCAATTCCATCGTCGCCAAGGAATTGCAGCTCCGCGGCACCTTCCGCTTCGATCCCGAGTTCGAGCTGGCGGTACGGCTGATGGGCGAAGGCCTGATCGACGTCAAGCCGCTGATCACGGCGACGATGCCGTTCGAGAACGCGGTGGCCGCGTTCGAGCTCGCCAGCGACCGCTCGCAGTCGATGAAGGTGCAGCTGACGTTCTGA
- a CDS encoding EamA family transporter, which translates to MKPALFSAWQTWALLSACFAALTAIFAKVGVENISPDLATFIRTIVVLLAFSLLLFFTGQFVAPSMVSSTTWLFLVLSGLATGASWLCYFRALKLGPATLVAPIDKLSVVLVALFAFAFLGERPSAQGWIGIGMIGAGAVLLAVKF; encoded by the coding sequence ATGAAACCCGCCCTCTTCTCCGCCTGGCAGACTTGGGCGCTGCTCTCGGCCTGCTTCGCTGCGCTGACTGCGATCTTCGCCAAGGTGGGCGTCGAGAACATCAGTCCCGACCTCGCCACCTTCATCCGCACCATCGTGGTGCTGCTCGCCTTCTCCCTGCTGCTGTTCTTCACCGGACAGTTCGTCGCGCCCTCAATGGTCTCCTCGACGACCTGGCTGTTCCTCGTGCTGTCAGGGCTCGCCACCGGCGCATCATGGCTTTGTTACTTCCGCGCGCTGAAGCTTGGCCCCGCGACGCTGGTGGCGCCGATCGACAAGCTCAGCGTCGTGCTGGTCGCATTGTTCGCGTTCGCCTTTCTCGGCGAGCGGCCGTCCGCGCAGGGCTGGATCGGGATCGGCATGATCGGCGCCGGCGCGGTGTTGCTTGCAGTGAAGTTTTGA
- a CDS encoding HAMP domain-containing sensor histidine kinase, whose protein sequence is MWNRPRSDLKVRLTLRVAAISAACFAAISAYFLITADRAAHARIDGIAAIVAKTLELQQGKVQWTASPRSDFPNLDPVSAYVMTPGLCLAFRGTGGEMLQRFCSGAPVTEDPPPQIFAAFYHSLFDPGREAARPVIVRGTKLGEVVVSVDPAVQTAEAWHEAGRLMLALAIALPLLCVLVYAALARALRPTRMIRGGLERVAAGDLSARLPPFDLAELSAVRDVFNHLAESLDTALAERAELTRKLIALQDEERRHLARELHDEFGQSLAAIRALASSARQTAAQECPSLLGECDGIARTASGMMETLRGALFRLRPPDVEELGLVASLEGLVAGWNGRSRGETRFAIRFDGTFETMPATISANLYRIVQEALTNAAKHAGATKVNLELAMHADEIALAIDDDGRSTEPAAKSGMGLLGMRERVAALRGRLSFEASPNGGSALRVVIPLTAATAQALEHAA, encoded by the coding sequence ATGTGGAACCGCCCGAGATCCGATCTCAAGGTCCGCCTGACCTTGCGCGTGGCCGCCATATCGGCCGCCTGCTTCGCCGCGATATCAGCCTATTTCCTGATCACGGCCGATCGTGCCGCCCACGCGCGGATCGATGGCATCGCGGCCATCGTGGCGAAAACGCTGGAGCTGCAACAGGGCAAGGTGCAGTGGACGGCAAGCCCGCGCTCGGACTTTCCCAACCTCGATCCCGTTTCAGCCTATGTCATGACGCCCGGCTTGTGCCTCGCCTTCCGCGGCACCGGCGGCGAGATGCTTCAGCGCTTCTGTAGCGGCGCGCCTGTCACGGAGGACCCGCCGCCGCAGATCTTCGCGGCGTTCTATCACAGCCTGTTCGACCCTGGTCGCGAGGCGGCACGGCCCGTGATCGTGCGCGGCACGAAACTCGGCGAGGTCGTGGTCTCGGTCGACCCGGCCGTGCAGACGGCGGAGGCCTGGCACGAGGCCGGCCGCCTGATGCTCGCGCTTGCAATCGCGCTGCCGCTGTTGTGCGTCCTGGTCTACGCCGCGCTGGCGCGCGCGCTGCGCCCGACGCGTATGATCCGCGGCGGCCTCGAGCGCGTCGCCGCTGGCGACCTCAGCGCGCGGCTGCCGCCATTCGACCTTGCCGAGCTCTCCGCAGTTCGCGACGTCTTCAACCATCTCGCCGAGAGCCTCGACACCGCGCTGGCCGAGCGCGCCGAGCTGACCCGGAAACTGATCGCGCTCCAGGATGAGGAGCGCCGCCATCTCGCCCGCGAGCTGCACGACGAATTCGGCCAATCGCTGGCCGCGATCCGCGCGCTCGCCTCCTCCGCCCGCCAGACTGCCGCACAGGAATGCCCGTCCTTGCTTGGCGAATGCGACGGCATCGCGCGAACCGCGTCAGGGATGATGGAGACGCTGCGCGGCGCGCTGTTCCGCCTTCGTCCGCCCGATGTCGAGGAGCTCGGACTCGTTGCCAGTCTCGAAGGTCTCGTTGCCGGCTGGAATGGCCGCAGCCGTGGCGAGACCCGCTTTGCGATCCGTTTCGACGGCACGTTCGAGACCATGCCGGCGACGATCAGCGCCAACCTTTATCGCATCGTGCAGGAAGCGCTCACCAATGCCGCCAAGCATGCCGGCGCCACTAAGGTGAATCTCGAACTGGCCATGCATGCCGACGAGATCGCGCTCGCCATCGACGATGACGGGCGCTCGACCGAGCCCGCCGCGAAATCGGGCATGGGCCTGCTCGGCATGCGCGAGCGGGTCGCAGCCCTGCGCGGCCGGCTGAGCTTTGAGGCGAGTCCCAACGGCGGCTCCGCGCTGCGCGTCGTGATTCCGCTCACGGCCGCCACTGCACAGGCGCTGGAGCACGCGGCATGA
- a CDS encoding response regulator transcription factor, which translates to MTATILLVDDHSVVREGYRSVLQKQPGLRVIAEAGDGAEAYRLFKSEAPDLVIMDLSMPGIGGVEAVRRIRQWDKAAKILVFTMHENAGFAVQAIRAGARGYVTKTSPPETLVRAVMDVLAGKIAISPDIDHELALSRISGENSAADVLTPREFEVLRLLLAENTTEEIAETLHVSPKTVANLHSLIKDKLGVGSDIELVRLALRQGILTEPDLGEA; encoded by the coding sequence ATGACGGCTACGATCCTGCTGGTCGACGACCATTCGGTGGTCCGCGAGGGCTATCGCTCCGTGCTGCAGAAACAGCCGGGCCTGCGCGTCATCGCCGAAGCGGGCGACGGAGCGGAGGCCTATCGCCTGTTCAAGTCCGAGGCGCCCGACCTCGTCATCATGGATCTCAGCATGCCCGGCATCGGCGGCGTCGAGGCCGTCAGGCGGATCAGGCAATGGGACAAGGCCGCAAAGATCCTCGTCTTCACCATGCACGAGAATGCGGGATTTGCCGTCCAGGCGATCCGCGCCGGCGCGCGAGGCTACGTCACCAAGACCAGTCCCCCGGAGACGCTGGTCCGCGCCGTGATGGACGTGCTCGCCGGCAAGATCGCGATCAGCCCCGACATCGACCACGAGCTGGCGCTGAGCCGGATCAGCGGCGAGAACTCGGCCGCTGATGTGCTCACCCCGCGCGAGTTCGAGGTGCTGCGGCTGCTGCTCGCCGAGAACACGACGGAGGAGATCGCCGAGACCTTGCACGTCAGCCCGAAGACGGTGGCGAATCTGCACTCGCTGATCAAGGACAAGCTCGGCGTCGGCTCCGACATCGAGCTGGTCCGATTAGCGTTGCGGCAAGGGATATTGACGGAGCCCGATCTCGGCGAGGCCTGA
- a CDS encoding GntR family transcriptional regulator, whose translation MARRKRALEVVRSEDGGEGRPSRRNRLNFFELAYQKIEELLVHCELKPGQFMTMLELQQITGFGRTPVHHAVNRLSADTLIIIRPRHGLHIAPIDLARERMLLGLRRDMERFVIRLAADRASLSHRNQALHIERLLRERRASLSLDEFNSLDRRIDALVLEAAGEPFLVHTLRPLHTLYRRIGYIHHRFMPGQADLSGTIDHHLDILSAVANRRVEDAVKASDALIDYMGEIFTGMEAGIDPRLLDCSIEPLLGA comes from the coding sequence ATGGCACGGCGCAAGCGCGCGCTCGAGGTGGTGAGATCAGAGGACGGCGGCGAGGGCAGGCCCTCGCGGCGCAACCGCCTCAACTTCTTCGAGCTGGCCTATCAGAAGATCGAGGAGCTCCTCGTCCATTGCGAGCTCAAGCCCGGCCAGTTCATGACGATGCTGGAATTGCAGCAGATCACGGGCTTCGGGCGCACGCCGGTGCACCACGCCGTCAATCGTCTGTCCGCCGATACGCTCATCATCATCCGTCCGCGCCACGGCCTGCACATCGCGCCGATCGATCTGGCACGCGAGCGCATGCTGCTCGGCTTGCGCCGCGACATGGAGCGTTTTGTCATTCGCCTGGCGGCCGACCGCGCCAGCCTTTCCCATCGCAATCAGGCGCTGCACATCGAGCGACTGCTGCGCGAACGTCGCGCCAGCCTGAGCCTCGACGAATTCAACAGCCTCGACCGCCGCATCGACGCGCTGGTGCTGGAGGCCGCCGGCGAGCCGTTCCTGGTGCACACGCTACGGCCGCTGCACACGCTGTACCGCCGCATCGGCTACATCCACCACCGCTTCATGCCGGGGCAGGCCGATCTGTCGGGAACGATCGATCATCACCTCGACATCCTCAGTGCCGTTGCGAACCGCCGCGTCGAGGACGCGGTGAAGGCCAGCGATGCCCTGATCGACTACATGGGCGAGATATTCACAGGCATGGAGGCGGGGATCGATCCGCGCCTGCTCGATTGCAGCATCGAGCCGCTGCTCGGTGCTTAA
- a CDS encoding arsenic transporter — MPSDAIWAWSIIVAATACVIIRPFRLPEAIWAVLGAGALVLLGLLPWRDAVVGIEKGLDVYLFLIGMMLIAELARLEGLFDYLAALAVEYAAGSPQRLFLLIYIVGTVVTVLLSNDATAIVLTPAVYAATRAAGAKPLPYLFVCAFIANAASFVLPISNPANLVVFGARMPQLTDWLRLFALPSAAAILLTYVVLRLTQHRALKDETIASRVPHPRLGRGGKLTAVGIVAIGIVLVTASALDKQLGLPTFICGVVTAAIVLLISRQSPLPVLKGVSWSVLPLVGGLFVMVEALINTGVIGQLSALLHQAVAQSVPKAAWSVGVATAVADNIANNLPVGLVAGSVAAGDHLPASVVSAILIGVDLGPNLSVTGSLATILWLVALRREKIEVGAWPFLKLGMLVTPPALIAALAAAIH, encoded by the coding sequence GTGCCGTCTGACGCCATCTGGGCCTGGAGCATCATCGTCGCTGCCACCGCTTGCGTCATCATCCGCCCCTTTCGCCTGCCCGAGGCAATCTGGGCCGTTCTCGGCGCCGGCGCGCTGGTGCTGCTCGGCCTCCTGCCCTGGCGGGATGCGGTTGTGGGCATCGAGAAAGGCCTCGATGTCTATCTCTTCCTGATCGGCATGATGCTGATCGCCGAGCTGGCCCGGCTCGAAGGCCTGTTCGACTATCTGGCGGCGCTTGCGGTCGAATACGCCGCCGGCTCGCCGCAGCGGCTGTTCCTGCTGATCTACATTGTCGGCACGGTCGTGACCGTGCTGCTCTCCAACGATGCCACCGCGATCGTGCTGACGCCGGCCGTCTACGCCGCGACGCGCGCCGCCGGCGCCAAGCCGCTGCCCTATCTCTTCGTGTGCGCCTTCATCGCAAATGCCGCGAGCTTCGTGCTGCCGATCTCCAACCCCGCCAATCTCGTCGTGTTCGGCGCGCGCATGCCGCAGCTCACGGATTGGCTGCGCCTGTTCGCCCTGCCCTCGGCGGCCGCGATCCTGCTGACCTACGTCGTGCTGCGCCTGACCCAGCATCGCGCTTTGAAGGACGAGACGATCGCAAGCCGCGTACCGCATCCAAGGCTTGGCCGCGGCGGCAAGCTGACCGCCGTCGGCATCGTCGCCATCGGCATCGTGCTGGTGACGGCCTCGGCGCTGGACAAGCAGCTGGGCCTGCCGACCTTCATCTGCGGCGTGGTGACAGCCGCGATCGTGCTGCTGATCAGCCGGCAATCGCCATTGCCCGTGCTGAAGGGCGTATCCTGGAGCGTACTGCCGCTGGTCGGCGGCCTCTTCGTGATGGTCGAAGCGCTGATCAACACCGGCGTGATCGGCCAGCTCAGCGCGCTGCTGCATCAGGCGGTGGCGCAATCGGTGCCCAAAGCGGCGTGGAGTGTCGGCGTCGCAACGGCCGTCGCCGACAACATCGCCAACAACCTTCCGGTCGGCCTGGTCGCAGGTTCGGTCGCGGCCGGCGATCATCTGCCGGCTTCCGTCGTCAGCGCCATCCTGATCGGTGTCGATCTCGGGCCCAATCTGTCGGTCACGGGATCGCTCGCCACGATCCTGTGGCTGGTCGCGCTGCGGCGGGAGAAGATCGAGGTCGGCGCATGGCCGTTTCTCAAGCTCGGCATGCTGGTGACGCCGCCAGCCCTCATCGCAGCGCTCGCGGCGGCGATCCATTAA
- a CDS encoding MFS transporter has translation MSTMAVPQPTASEAAVRYLITNYSPKGNKVGWLMMASILVEAWDLYSIAFVLIFIKEQYNPDPLMLGLAAAGTQGGALIGAILGGWLSDKIGRRVMFLLTMVMFIVLALAQAFVPSVGWLVVIRFLLGVPLGSDISTGYTYIMESMAKGEREVMGNRWQFMFAVGEVLTIGVIVIFLLLDIHHETLWRVTLGLGALPALIILVMRHDVPETAVWLVQKGRYREAKQVAREMFNDNLDMLPDQDVVVPKVSTRAFLADLKKDPIRWRATLYGWIACFMQASEFSTFAFYLPVLFAMVGVSSILGNNLVTMALFAFAGLSGWVGPLLTPKIGHRGISIAGFSIVLVSLLVAAFALYTDNKMLLPFAAAAMLWGHYWDASNCMTIPTMVARPQYRGTASGFAYMFVKLPSFLAIFLFPSLFAAIGQANATLFVAIFPLIGLLAAIFILPEVYGYEND, from the coding sequence ATGTCAACGATGGCCGTGCCACAACCGACCGCAAGCGAAGCCGCGGTCCGCTACCTCATCACCAACTACAGTCCCAAGGGCAACAAGGTCGGCTGGCTGATGATGGCCTCGATTCTGGTCGAGGCGTGGGACCTCTATTCGATCGCCTTCGTGCTGATCTTCATCAAGGAGCAGTACAATCCCGATCCGCTGATGCTGGGCCTTGCCGCGGCGGGCACGCAGGGCGGCGCACTGATCGGCGCGATACTCGGCGGCTGGCTGTCCGACAAGATCGGCCGCCGTGTGATGTTCCTGCTCACGATGGTAATGTTCATCGTGCTGGCGCTGGCGCAGGCCTTCGTGCCCAGCGTCGGCTGGCTTGTCGTGATCCGCTTCCTGCTCGGCGTTCCGCTCGGCTCGGACATCTCGACCGGCTATACCTACATCATGGAATCCATGGCCAAGGGTGAGCGCGAGGTCATGGGCAACCGCTGGCAGTTCATGTTCGCGGTTGGCGAGGTGCTGACCATCGGCGTCATCGTGATCTTCCTGCTGCTCGACATCCATCACGAGACGCTGTGGCGCGTGACGCTCGGCCTCGGGGCGTTGCCGGCGCTGATCATCCTGGTGATGCGCCACGACGTGCCGGAGACGGCGGTGTGGCTGGTGCAGAAGGGACGCTACCGCGAGGCCAAGCAGGTCGCGCGCGAGATGTTCAACGACAATCTCGACATGCTGCCGGACCAGGACGTGGTGGTGCCGAAGGTCAGCACCCGCGCGTTCCTTGCCGACCTCAAGAAGGATCCGATCCGCTGGCGCGCCACACTCTACGGCTGGATCGCCTGTTTCATGCAAGCAAGCGAGTTCTCGACCTTCGCGTTCTACCTGCCGGTACTGTTCGCGATGGTCGGCGTCTCGTCGATTCTCGGCAACAATCTGGTGACGATGGCGCTGTTTGCCTTCGCCGGGCTGTCGGGCTGGGTCGGGCCCCTGCTGACGCCGAAGATCGGCCATCGCGGCATCTCGATCGCGGGCTTCTCCATCGTGCTGGTGTCGCTGCTGGTCGCGGCCTTCGCGCTCTATACCGACAACAAGATGCTGCTGCCGTTCGCGGCCGCCGCCATGCTCTGGGGCCATTACTGGGATGCCTCGAACTGCATGACGATCCCGACCATGGTCGCCAGGCCGCAATACCGCGGCACCGCCAGCGGCTTCGCCTATATGTTCGTGAAGCTGCCGTCGTTCCTGGCGATCTTCCTGTTCCCGTCACTGTTCGCCGCGATCGGGCAGGCCAACGCCACCCTGTTCGTCGCGATCTTCCCGCTGATCGGATTGTTAGCTGCAATCTTCATCCTGCCGGAAGTCTACGGCTACGAGAACGACTGA